From Panthera uncia isolate 11264 chromosome E1, Puncia_PCG_1.0, whole genome shotgun sequence, one genomic window encodes:
- the BORCS6 gene encoding BLOC-1-related complex subunit 6 translates to MESSQGRPGPEADLPAVGEQQAVIFGGGPGRTPSEPPSGLPASGQEEAENVEGASRHPGASPKTSSRGAVHRAEREARDDEPGRGGTRSGPGSRRGAPGPEPDPHGSSRLKDPEPPEDELASESGCRRGSPGGSGMEVEPQEEDEEAAAAAGRAGRSFSSRLQDSRSLDGLSGACGGTGSAGGAEPGAGGGRRATISSPLELEGTVSRHGDLTHFVANNLQLKIRLSGAPQPPPPAPARPCAAPAPTPAIPPIDPDVLRDLERLSRELGGRVDRLLRGLGGAVQELTALSVGCIQTYRDAVDSLGEAVDMSIKGMYTLLARCEELERALQPVQGLARQVRDIRRTLEVLEALCK, encoded by the coding sequence ATGGAGTCGTCCCAGGGGCGGCCTGGGCCCGAGGCGGACCTCCCGGCTGTAGGGGAGCAGCAAGCCGTGATCTTCGGCGGCGGGCCGGGCCGAACCCCCTCTGAGCCGCCCTCAGGCCTCCCGGCGTCTGGGCAGGAAGAGGCCGAGAACGTTGAGGGCGCGAGCCGCCACCCCGGGGCGTCCCCGAAGACTTCCAGCCGCGGCGCCGTCCACCGGGCCGAGCGGGAGGCTCGGGACGACGAGCCCGGCCGCGGAGGGACGCGGTCCGGGCCGGGTAGCCGCCGGGGGGCGCCGGGCCCTGAGCCCGACCCCCACGGGTCCTCCCGGCTGAAGGACCCGGAGCCACCGGAGGACGAGCTTGCATCCGAGAGCGGCTGCCGTCGAGGGAGCCCGGGAGGCAGCGGGATGGAGGTGGAGCCGCAGGAGGAAGacgaggaggcggcggcggcggctggcaGGGCTGGCCGCTCGTTCTCCAGCCGCCTTCAGGACAGCCGCAGCCTGGACGGGCTGAGCGGGGCGTGCGGCGGTACCGGGTCCGCAGGGGGTGCCGAGCCCGGCGCGGGCGGCGGGCGCCGCGCCACCATCTCCAGCCCCCTGGAGCTCGAAGGCACCGTGAGCCGCCATGGCGACCTCACCCACTTCGTCGCCAACAACCTGCAGCTCAAGATTCGTCTGAGCGGCGCCCCtcagcccccgccccctgcccctgcgCGGCCCTGCGCGGCGCCCGCACCGACTCCCGCCATTCCTCCCATCGACCCCGACGTGCTGCGGGACCTGGAGCGGCTGAGTCGGGAGCTGGGCGGCAGGGTGGACCGTCTGCTGCGCGGGCTGGGTGGCGCGGTGCAGGAGCTGACAGCGCTGAGCGTGGGCTGCATCCAGACCTACCGCGACGCCGTGGACTCCCTAGGCGAAGCCGTGGACATGAGCATCAAGGGCATGTACACCCTGCTGGCCCGCTGTGAGGAGCTGGAGCGGGCGCTGCAGCCAGTTCAGGGGCTGGCGCGCCAAGTCCGGGATATCCGACGCACCCTGGAGGTGTTGGAGGCCCTGTGCAAGTGA